A window of Roseiflexus castenholzii DSM 13941 genomic DNA:
CCAGGATTGTGTCAAGCGATTCACGCAGACGCTGACGTGGTCCCAGCCGATCAACCGGAGTATCTTTCATGCCGTCTGGAATCCAGATATTCGTGATGCACGGCGTACCCAGCGCCCGACCAAAATGCGCGCCGATGCGCCGACAGGCAATGCAGTGATCGATCCAGAAGCGGCGAATCGCCGGATCGGGATGGGCAAGGGTCAGTCCATCGGCTGCCAGCGGATGGGAGAAACATGTCGGGTTAAAGTCAATTCCGTGCCCGCCTGCCTTTGCCCAATCGAGCCACGCGGCGAAGTGCTCGGGGCGCAATTCGTCGCGCCCAACCTTTGCGCCGCCCGTTTCGGCGTAGATCGCATGGAGGTTGAGCCGATGGCGACCGGGCAGCAATCGGTAGACCAGATCGAGATCGCTGCGCAGTTCGTCGGCGTTGCGCGCCTTGCCCGGATAGTTGCCGGTGGCGGCGATCCCGCCTTCGAGCGGAGCGCCAGGGTTCTCGAAGCCGCCGACATCGTCCCCCTGCCAGCAGTGCAGACTGATGCTGACCGCCGCCAGAGTCGCCATTGCCGCCTCGGTATCGACGCCCAGCGCCGCGTAGCGCTCGCGCGCGACGGCATAGGCGGCTTCGATCTGCGGTGGAGTCGGTGTCGTGAACGTCATATGCGCCTCCCCGGCGAGATGACAGGCTTAATCCAAATGGAAAACTTCTTCCAATTCGACCATGCTCTGATCGGCATAGGCGCCGCTCAGGTTCTCGAAGTATGGCGCCATCATCGCCTGCCAGCGCGCATTGACCTCTTCCGTCGCCATGCCTGCCAGCGCCTTCTCGAAACTCTCGGGCACTTCCACGTACCCGAAGAGCAGCCCGTCATGGCGTATAAAGAGGGTGTAGTTCCGCCAGCCGTGCCGTCGCAGCGCGTCGAGCATCTCGGGCCAGACGTTCGCATGATGGGCTTTGTACTCGTCGATGAGTTCCGGCTTGACTTTGAGGGTGAAACCGACGCGTTTCATGATAAGGCTCCTTATACCAATGACCGGTGACCATCCGGCATGGTCACCCCGCGCAGCGCGCGGGGTCGTGCGCGACCCGCGCCGATTCCGCGCTGAGTTTACCCTGAGCGAGGCGAAGGGCTCGGAATGACACGCATGCGGCATCGTCAATCGTCATTGGTATTACCCCGCAATCATTACAGGAAAGAGATCGCCGAACGGAGCGCTCCGTTCAGCAGCATCCGCTCCAGCCGTGATCAGTCGGTGGATCGCCTCGACCGGGCAGAAACTCGTCAGTGAACTGACCCCTAGTTTGCTGCTGTCGAGCACGGCAATGACTTGATCAACGTGACGCACCATCGCCGCCTTGAGCAATCCTTCCGGGATGGAACTTTCGGTCAGTCCCTTTGCCAGGGTCAATCCACGCGCCGAGAAAAACCCTTTGTCGGCGTGCAGACGCTGCAACATCTCCTCCGCCAGCGTGCCGGTCAGCGAACCAGTGTCACCGCGCACCTGACCACCGATAACAATCGTGGTGATGGAAGGATGAGCGCCAAGCGACAGGGCAAGGTGCATGCCGTTGGTGATGACGGTGAGGTTGCGCCGGTCGGCGATCTGCCGGGCAATGGCATAGGCGGTCGTACTGGCGTCGAGCATGACCGTATCACCGTCGTTGATCAGGCGCGCCGCAGCGCGCGCGATGCGCTCCTTTTCTTCCACGCGCACCTTCAGACGCGAGGCAAAACTCCCCTCCGGCCACAATGGCCGGTCGAGCACGGCGCCGCCCCATATGCGCCGCAGCATGCCCTCCCGTTCGAGCAGCGCAAAATCGCTGCGAATCGTCACCTCGGAGACGCCCAACTGTTCGGCGCACCATTTGACCGAGATCTGCCCGTGGCGCTGAAGCAGCGCCATGATCTGGTCGCGCCGCACTTCGGGCGGAAGCGCTTCGGCACTATGATCGGTCATGGGCTTGTGCATGACAACATGGTATGCGGAAAAGTTGAGGCAGTATAGTGTGGTTTTCGATTTTTGTCAAGTGTTTTCGGGTTTTTTCGATTATGGCGGTGATACGTGCGGTATAATGATGACAGGCGCCGCACACTATGGAGGACGTGTATGACCCTCGAAATCACCACCGTCGCGCCGCTGTTGCTCGACCACGCATTGCCAGGACCACCGCAAGGACGCTGGACGGTCGAGTGGTGGGAGCGCCTGCCCGACGACGGCAACCGCTACGAAATCATTGCAGGAACCCTGGGTATGACGACGGCTCCAAGCGCATTCCATCAGTGGATTGTCGGCAGGTGTATTGAATTGATCGGAATCCCCGCACAAGCACGCGGACTCGGCATCTGGTTCACTGCGCCTATTGGCGTCATTTTGTCGCCGCACGACGCAGTGCAGCCCGATTTCCTCTTCATCCGCGCGGAACGAGTCGCCGCGCTGGTGCGTGATCGCCGTATCCACGGCGCGCCCGACCTGGTGATCGAAGTGCTTTCGCCGGGCAACAGCGCTGAGGCGATGGCGCAGAAACGCGCCGCCTACGCTCGCGCCGGCGTCGCGGAGTATATGGAAATCGACCCGGCGCAGCGCACCGCAACCGTGTATCGCCTTGAGAAAGACGCTTATGGCGCGCCTGTCGTGTACGACGCCCCCCAAACCCTTCGCCTGACCCGCCTGCCCGACCTGTCGCTGCTGGTGACGACGCTCTTTGCTGATGCGCCAGATACGACGCTGTAACAGTCACCCGC
This region includes:
- a CDS encoding L-rhamnose isomerase; its protein translation is MTFTTPTPPQIEAAYAVARERYAALGVDTEAAMATLAAVSISLHCWQGDDVGGFENPGAPLEGGIAATGNYPGKARNADELRSDLDLVYRLLPGRHRLNLHAIYAETGGAKVGRDELRPEHFAAWLDWAKAGGHGIDFNPTCFSHPLAADGLTLAHPDPAIRRFWIDHCIACRRIGAHFGRALGTPCITNIWIPDGMKDTPVDRLGPRQRLRESLDTILAEPLDPAHNCDAVEAKLFGIGSESYVVGSHEFYLGYAINRPGLILCLDTGHFHPTELVSDKISSVLLYVRDILLHVSRGVRWDSDHVVTLSDETQAIMQEVVRGGFLPRTHIGLDFFDASINRIAAWTIGARNALRALLLALLEPTDRLRELELIGDTTARLALLEELKGMPWGAVWDVYCYRHDVPVGASFLNEVRRYEADVLAARRP
- a CDS encoding L-rhamnose mutarotase, giving the protein MKRVGFTLKVKPELIDEYKAHHANVWPEMLDALRRHGWRNYTLFIRHDGLLFGYVEVPESFEKALAGMATEEVNARWQAMMAPYFENLSGAYADQSMVELEEVFHLD
- a CDS encoding DeoR/GlpR family DNA-binding transcription regulator, producing the protein MTDHSAEALPPEVRRDQIMALLQRHGQISVKWCAEQLGVSEVTIRSDFALLEREGMLRRIWGGAVLDRPLWPEGSFASRLKVRVEEKERIARAAARLINDGDTVMLDASTTAYAIARQIADRRNLTVITNGMHLALSLGAHPSITTIVIGGQVRGDTGSLTGTLAEEMLQRLHADKGFFSARGLTLAKGLTESSIPEGLLKAAMVRHVDQVIAVLDSSKLGVSSLTSFCPVEAIHRLITAGADAAERSAPFGDLFPVMIAG
- a CDS encoding Uma2 family endonuclease, which translates into the protein MTLEITTVAPLLLDHALPGPPQGRWTVEWWERLPDDGNRYEIIAGTLGMTTAPSAFHQWIVGRCIELIGIPAQARGLGIWFTAPIGVILSPHDAVQPDFLFIRAERVAALVRDRRIHGAPDLVIEVLSPGNSAEAMAQKRAAYARAGVAEYMEIDPAQRTATVYRLEKDAYGAPVVYDAPQTLRLTRLPDLSLLVTTLFADAPDTTL